One Lagenorhynchus albirostris chromosome 7, mLagAlb1.1, whole genome shotgun sequence genomic window, ACtcctgtctctccatctctctggtgGAGTGAAGGGCGTTCCACCTCCCCAGTTCTCCGGAGATGCCCCCCAGGCGCTGAGCCCAACAACCCGGGTTCCACAGTTGCCAGTGGCTCCTTGGCCAGCCTGAGAATGCTGGGATCCTTGCGGTAAAAACCCTAaagagaggagaagggattaagctCGTGCTGACTTTGCTTCCCAGTGCTTAAAAGGATGGGCAGAACTGACAACCAGCAGGTGTGAGGCTGTGTGGCTTTAAGGGTTGTGAAAATACTGAAGAACATACTGGTTAATAGGCACTGGTCCCCTAACTGCCTCCGCTGCAGCCCTGGCTACCCCAGATCCTTCCCCAGGATTTCTCAGGCCTCCCCATAACCCAGCAACTAAAGGCTTAATGCCTGGCACAGTCAGAGGTCCTCCAGGATCTATTCAGATTGTGTGATGCCCTGTACCACactggatttaaaatattttacatctcaTCCCTGAGGTGACCCTGGGGGTCCCTTGTGGGTGAGGTACCAGAGGTACAGGCCATGGGGCCACCTGCCCGTCCCACTCCCAGATACAGGGCCttgtctgcccctccccccaggacaAGACCACACATTCTGAGGCCCCAGTTCCCAGGGCCTTGTTCTGGGTGGACAATGCATGAGTCAATTCCTGAAATGGCCCAAAGGCAGGTGAGGCCTAATGAAATGGGTCTGCTCAGAAGAGGAATTGCTTGGGGTTGACTATGTGTGAGCTGACAGGCTCCTCCTCTGCCTGGGTACCACCTTATCTTTTCATCCGAATGGAAGGGCAGAGTGGTTTGGCCCCGGCAGGGTTGCTCAGGGGCCACTGAGCCCCGCTGCATGGCCCCCAGGTACCCTCTCTGCTCCAACACTCACCTTGCTGCCTAATCCGAAGGCAGAGGGCACTTTGGGCTGGACTCCGGAGCACCCCCAGGGGTGCGGGGTCAGGGGCCAGTCACACGGACGCTCTGCGGGCAGGCTGGACACTAGGTAGGGTGGCAGGCAGCTGGGCACCCAGAAGGGAGCTTGCTCAAGGATCTTGGTCTCCAGAAGAAAGGGGCAGTGAAAGGGTCGGAAGGCCACAGGGTCACTCTTGGGAGGGCCACCGTTATGCTCAGGAATCAGTGGGCCGTAGCAAGGCGGGCACGCTGACCCACGGAACGCCAGCGGTTGGGTAAGCATAGCCTCCTTCCAGCGCAGCGCCCCCTTGCTGCCTGACCAGCTAGCCTTCCTCTCCCCGTTCCGGGAACCTTTGCCCTCCACCAATGGGATCGTGTCCTTGGGGATCTGGGGGAAGCCAGGGGGGAGCCAGGAGTCTGGGGTGCTCAGGACACCCCTCCAGAAGGGAGCAGGCTCTCCCAGGCACAGTGCTGCAGGGCTCAGGCCATCTTGCGGTGGGGTATCCGGCTCTGGTCCCACGATGCCATTCTCAGGGGCTGTCTTCTCCCAGGCTGGGCTGTCCTTCAGGAAGCTGGGCGTACTCTCCATCACTctcctgccctcatggggctcTCCCAGAGGGAGTCCCTGGAGCATAACCACCGAGGCGTGAGCTGCTTAGACACATGCCTCAAGCACCCTACCGCCTGGTACAGAGTGGGCACCGCCCTGGCAGCACCAAGGCACCCCAAACCAGTAAGACAAGTGCCAACCTACAGCTGGGCTCCACGTTGCCTGCTACAGGAGACTCGAACGACCCGCCTGAGTGGGATGTTCCAGTGTGGGAGGTCATCCCTTCCCCTGAATGCCTGGAACTTGACAGCCCACCTGGGCCAGAGCCCCTCAGCAGAGACTGCTGATTCTAGGATGGCATGTCCTGGCCTCGTCGAGCCTGGAACTGGTCATGAGCCATGCGGAAGGACAGAGGGCAAGAACCCAAAAGAAGAGCTCCGTGGAAGGCACTGCACTGGGAGACAAGAAGCTTGGATCCTGGCCCTGATCCAgtcacctgctgtgtgaccttgggcaagtcacgtcACTCCTCTGGTGCCCTTGTGTAAAATAGGGTTGGGAAATGGGCAGTCTCAGAAGCCTCTTCCCTGCGCTGCAGTCTGTGGTTCTGGGGGTgctgcttccccacccccagccctcagcCCCACCTAGGCTTGTTTGGGTGGGAAGTGCAGACAGGGTAGGCTGGAGTCACGGGGGAGAGCAGGGCGGCTGGCTGGAATCTCTCCCTACACCTGGGCAGCCCCGAGTCTGCCTCTTCCAGGTGCTGTACAGTTTCTTGGCTTCTGAGGCAGAGCCCAGGACAACTGCTGGGGGCTGGGATCTCCACCACTGCCCCCAAGGGAAGGAGTGAGCCGGCACAGGGGAGGGGAGTTAGATCTAGGCCTCAGCCGGGATGGGTCAAGATGCCCCAGTCCAGCCGACAGTGCTAGGGCGGCCGGTGGACGCTGGTAACTGCAGCCTGGccgaggggagggaaggaggcgggGAAAGCGGGCTGGGGCCCAGAGAGAGGCAAAGGAGGGAAAATTGAACGTGCGTGCAAAGGAGCAGGATGACAGGTGGCACCAGAGCCCCGGCGCTCTCCCAGCACGGCCACGTCTGCCCACTGGGGGAAGctccaggaaggaggggagggagcccaGGGACCCGTGACACAGGGCGCTCGGGTTTTCTGGGGCCACCGCTCCGACGCGATCCAGCCCCGTCGGGCATCCTAACTTTCAGAGGTGTGGCCAAGCCCAGAGGAGCAAGGGGAGCTCACTCCCTGCGTGCGGCGCGGGCTCGGCTCAGAAATGCCCTGCTATGGGCGTCCCCAGAAGGCGAGCGCCCGGCGCCCCTCTCGGCCCTTACCTGGGCTTCACGCGCCGGGCgcggcgcgggcggcggcggtCTTTGTGGCCGACGCCGGGTGCCCTCTCCCCATGGGCTGGTTCCGGGGCCTCCCGGCCGGCGGGCGAGAACTCGTTCGTTCTCCCGCTCTCTGCTCAGCGCGCTGGCTCTCTCTTTCCCCCGGGGCGGCGGGGGCGCTCTAGGGCCGCAGGTTGGAGGGGTCGGGCTCCGGGATCTGCAGGATGCGGCACACGGCGCGGATCGGCCGCACCAGCTTCTGGGCCGAGGCCGTGGGTTGCGCCATGGGACGCCGAGACTCCGTGCTGCGCTGCGGGGAGGGCCGGGCCGGGGCTAGGGAGCGGGTGCCCccggagggagagagggagccggGCCGGGGGGAACGCGCGCCCCGGGTCGGAGATGGCGGAGTGGGGGGAAAGGCcgaggggccgggggagggggtcGTGCCTGGAAGGGAGGCCGATCCCGTGACCCGGGAGAGAGGCACCAGCTACGGCGCAGCacggcgcggcgcggcgcggctAATGGAGGGAGTGCCCAGCGGAGAGCGCAGCAGCACCTCTGATCGCCATCGCCAGACGCGCAACTGAGAGTGGGGAAGCTGCTCCGCCGGTTTCCCCCTCCAGCACCCTGCGGGGAAACAGGAGCCCGAGATTCGGCGGCCCCGCCTGGGCCTGCCCCCTCCCGGGCCCCGGGGGCTTCCGCCAACGCCCCGGCGATGCCACCGGCTGCGCACGGGGAGAATGAGCCCTttgttcccccctcccccccgcggCACCCGGGCGCCTGCCGAGAGAGGCTCCCCCGGGGCAGCGTGCCAGCTTCCCAGCCGCCCCACCCTCCCGTGGGCCCGGCCCCGGAGCCTGGCAGGCGGGCAGCACCCCCACTATAGGTGCCAAGCCCGGGAACTGGAGCAAAGGGCGGGAGGGGCCGGACCAGGCCACGAGGGG contains:
- the HRURF gene encoding protein HRURF, which produces MAQPTASAQKLVRPIRAVCRILQIPEPDPSNLRP